The Oncorhynchus nerka isolate Pitt River linkage group LG11, Oner_Uvic_2.0, whole genome shotgun sequence genome includes the window TATTcttggtaatataatatataaatgtACACCAAGGTAGTTCTTTGTCATACTTAATCTAAGCAGGATCAGATCATGACAGGTGTCTCAGTAGGGTCAGGCagtcagggaagaccagtctgtgactgctgAGGGGAACTTTTTCAGATGCAACACTTTATTCTCTCAGTGcagcaaacactggacaagccAGAAGATTCAAAGACTGAAACTATTTTAAGGCAGTCTGACAGACCTCTAAAGTTGATTTCCAAATTATATCAAGGTTTGATAGAGGCTTTTCCTGATGAcacaaaacatgtcaaacaaaaGGAAGACCTGGGAGACACTATTGATGATGATGGATGAATGCACAGTCATGTTCATATAATCTCAGACATAAATCACAGCAGTGTAAGACTATCCATAAAACATATTatatgccagtgaaactgaatatcAAGCACTCAGAAATGTAACTATTCTGCTGGAGGTGTAAAACACAAAAGGGGACATATTTGAATATGTGTGACGGCTGACTGAATTCTGGCAAAGTCTATGTTCTTTtgtctcagcatgtctacagattctcACTTTCCCTATCTTTGTTTGCTTGAAAATGTTGATACTGGAGGCTTTTTAAGAAGAAACTGTGTAACCATAGCATTTATAGCAGCTAACCTtaattggaaggttggttatcctcccacaatgtTACAATGGATGGCAGAAATGTCAAATTATGTATCACTAGATTTGATTTACTACTAGATTAAGGGTATACTGTACAACTTTGATAGGGTCTGGGTAATGAAAGCATAAAACATTTTTTAGTCAAGCAgtcacaaatatatatatattttctgatttgcgcctgtctcagtggacttaTCCATAGCGGAGGCCGCAGGGATGCCAAGGTCCAAGACTATGTGGATTGCGCTCTCTCCTGCCATTTTGTGGATATTCATTGTTTCTTAGCAAGCAATGTACACAATGAAGTTATgtctatcaattccccattacaaaTTTCACCAGTAGTAGTTCATATTTCCCCTTAATTACCATAATGTCTGCTATGCAATGTTTATTTGGTTATGGTAATTtcattgaatatattattattacagttATTTACTATTCTCAATGTCGGAGTAAACATGTGTTTTGCAGAACTCACAACCTATGTAACACTTGTGAGAAACCAGATTagtttatttcattccatttacgaGTTTTGTCAATTTATTCATTGTTTTTTGTTTGAAACACTTCTGTAAATTTTGGTTGAGGACGTGCACCTGATTACACAGAGTAGGACCAATCTACCTGGCTTTCGGGCAAACGTAGgtctataaatgtgcccatttggggatgtctgatattatttctgattgtcttaactcaccaccactaatgagctgtTTAGCTTCCCAAAGTAAATTTTAtccacctcaaacagcaagtaaacaaagtctgtttATAGAATCAGTTAAGAATGACAatagtacttcaaagtatttgAACAATATttccacctctctccctttcgGTAATCACTTGGCATGAAATGGAAAAAtgtaatgctctgatccagtggaaatgtAAGAAAAGACCTGAcccagttgatacaatgtttagagttcgttgcagacaggccatgcgtagccaatgtgatttattggatatttatttttatcattatattttctacctgctggctgcaatgtttttatgtGTTGGCTTGATATAGACaatttttacatagttggcagTGGCAATAAAAGTTACTTTTAGATCTGTGTCATTTTCATTTAAATCACACTTGTAGAATGTCGATTAACCACAGAAAATGCTTTTGAAATAGAAAGACtattataaattaaatgaaaatgttccTCGAAAATGTGCAAATGAAAATCACAACTGACATACAGAttggtagaaatggtaagatacaTAGCTACATAGGATATGTCTATACATGGGAAAATACATGTTTAAAAATGTTGACAAATCAATTGGTCGAAAGAAAATACCAAAATATTTGTTAGACGGGTACAGCATTagtagaaatgcaggaaattagcATTAGATAATGTAACTAATGTCTCACATCAATGGTTTTATGTGCATTACACTTTCTAAAAACTGCTCTTCGAATCTGCTGGAGGTTAAGTCCATATATGACAGGGTTAAAGACAGGTGGTATAACAAGGAATTGTACAGCCATTGCATTACGCATATTTAGTGTAATATTTACATTACTATTCCACCCTTGCAATGTGTCAAACAGGGTCACTGTGATGAAAATAACCATCGTTATTAAATGTGGCACACATGTCTGTGTGAACTTAATCCTTCCCTTAGCTGACTTTACACAAGTCCTTACAATCTTACAGTAAGAAAATACAATGAAAAGTATCTGTAAAAAATGAACCACTATTATACATTTGTTCAAAATCGGATTGATTGTAATGGGTAAACATGCATGTTTCAACATAGACGGAATGTCACAGAAGATTTTATCAATGCGAGACCCACACAAAGGAATTCTGACAGCTGAAATTAGTGATATGAGTCCTGCAAATAAAGGATAGCACCAAGAAAATAAGAGTAACTTTCTAACAGTTAAAGATGTCACAATGGTATGATATAGTAGTGGTCTGCATATAGCCACATACCTGTCGTAAGACATCACTGTTAGAGTAGAAATTTCACACAGGACAGATGTGTATATTACATAGGCTTGAGTGAAACATCCACCATAAGATATCACCTGAACATCTGACTGAAGGTCCAGTAACAACTTGGGGTAGAAACCAGCAGTTCCATACAATCCATTGACACACAAACTACACAGAAAGATATACATGGGCTCATGGAGGCCTTTCTCCTGAATGATTGTTATGATCAGAGTCAGATTCACAGTGATGATGAGAAGGTATGTGATAAGAGACAAGGTAAAATATACCGATTTGTTGTTAAATGTCTCTTTTAAGCCAAAGAGATAAAATAACTTGACTTGTGTTGAGTTCTCCATAGCTTTTGTTAATTTTCTTCCTCTGGTCAATGCAAAAATTCTTAGTTCTTACAAGGCTTGAGCTTGTATGGATGTGAATGAATGCAAGTGTGAATAATTTGATTCTGTGTCGGCTCAGACTAAACACAATAGTTTTAACAAAACAAATTCAAATTCTCCCTCAACTCTTATCATTATAAATATGAAAAAGTTCCTTATAATATCTGTACATTATCAGATTTCTGAGGAgtgaaaaaaataaagaaacttGTGTCCATGAAATGTCTTCTTGCTTGATAGAGGGATACTGCTTCAATAACCTGCCCTACTAGCCTCTAAATATATCATAGTGTATGATCACATGGGATTGTAGTTTCTGTGTCAACATGTAACCCCTCCATAGAGATCTATATTGAGTTTATGAAAAGCAACTGATTGGATTCTATTTACTCTATTCGGTCCCTTTaaggcagtgtttcccaaactctgtcctggggGGCACAAGGGGTGCACGTGAGTGTTTTTGACCTAGCACTGGACTTGCCTATtttaataaagattaaataaaaaattacaaaACAAAcatagctgattcaaataatcaaagctgaATCAGCTGTGGTTTGCTAGGACAAAACCCAAAACCTGTTTGGTTCCCCAAGTCAAAGTTTGGGAATTGCTGCTTTATTAAGGGTTTCAGTGAGATGTTATCCCACTGATATTCGGAGAACATTGTAGGAACATTAAAATATGACATTAACCTCGGGACCATAAGAGGGAGTTCAGTACAGATACCGGTTTGGTTGCAGTATAACGATAAggcatactgaacaaaaatactgaacaaaaatgtaaatcagtcatttgaaatcaattcattaggccaaAATatgtggatttcacatgactgagaatacagatatgcatctgttggtcacatatacagtacctttaaaaaaggtaggggtgtggatcagaaaaccagtcagtatctggtgtgaccaccatttgcctcatccagcgtgacacatctccttcacatagagttgatcaggctgttcatTGTGgaatgtggaatgttgtcccactcctcttcaacggctgtgcaaagttgctggatattggcaggaactggaaaacTCTGTCGTACAAGTCTATCCAGAtgatcccaaacatgctcaatgggtgacatgactggtgagtatgcaggccatggaagaactgggacattttcagcttccagaaattgtgtacagatccttgcaacatggggccatgcattatcatgctaaaacaggatgtgatggcagcggatgaatgaCACGATAATGAGcttcaggatctcatcacagcatcTCTGGGCGTtcaaatttccatcaattccatcaaatgtaattgtgtttgttgttcatagcttatgcctgcacaTACCAAAACACCACAAccatgttcacaacattgacatcagcaaaccgctcgcccacacgacgccatacaagTGGTCTGCAGATGTGAGGTTGGATGGACCGTCATCCACAttttctaaaacaatgttggaggttgCTTATGAtacagaaattaacattcaattctctggcaacagcgctggtggacattcctgcagtaagCATGCAAATTACAACCTCCCACAAAACTTGAGCGACCTATggcattttgttgtgtgacaaaactttaCATTTTAtggtggcattttattgtccccagcacaagatgcacatgtataattattattatgctatcttcttgatatgccacacctgtcaggtggatggattagatAGGTAAATGACAAAATGCTAACtaaagggatgtaaacaaatttgttgaACAAATTTGAGAAAAATGTacttttttgtgcatatggaaaatgattgggatctttaatttccaacaatttacatgttgcgtttatatatttgttcagtttATTTTGATGTCCATTAGTCAACATTATGAAAAGGATCCTATTTTAGTCGGACGTTATCCATGAGACATTCATTGACCAAAAGGAGACTTTGACAGTACTTTTTAGGACGTTGTCAGGACTTCATTTTACTAGTCTTCAGAACATCACGAGATTGTCCCAAGGGAACTTTCTCTGGGGAACCTTTGTCTAGTTCCCTGTAAGTTACTAGGATGTCACCGAGAACCATGTCAAGACCATGTTAGGACATTCTTAATACTTTTATTTTACTAGTCATTAGGATGTTACGGGAAGGTCCCAATGGATGTTTTCTGGTTTACCTTTGGTTCCCTGGTAGTTACTAGGACGTCACCGAGGACCATATCAGGACCATGTCAGGTACTTTGTAGGACATTCTCTAGACTTAATTTTACTAGTCTTCAGTACATTGCATGATGGTCAAGGGAACTTTCTCTGGGGGGACCTTTTTCTAGTTCTTGCTAAGTTACTAGGACGTCACTGAGGACCATATCAGGACTTTCTTAGGACATCCTCAGGACTTTCATTTTAATAGTCATTAGGACGTTACGTGATGGTCCCAAGGGAACGTCCCTGCAAACAAAAATAGATCGCCAGAACATCTCTGGAATGTCACAAAATTGTCGTCTAATGTGGTCAGGACGATTTGTCTTGGACTCCTGTACGATTTGTCTAGTTCCCAATTTGTCCCGGGGACACTTTTAGGACGTTCTTGGGATGTTGTGAAATGTGATCCCGTGGAGGTTTTTGCCAGTAGATGGTCCCAAGTATCCCAAAacattataagtaaaataattaAATGGTATTGGGCTTTAAAGGTAAGTGGTACGCTGTTCAGCTAAAATAATGTACAAATATTTAATCAGTGACACTATGACTACATTTGACATGATTACTTCGTACTGACTTTTCATTATGACCCCACCTGGGATTTGAATTCCCAATCCACGAATTTGGGGTACACTGATATTTCTGCTGTGCCACAAAGTCTGTGGAAAGTCCCACATCATTGATTTCATTTTCTTATTTCAACTATTTGAGTTTGGGTTTtcagtatagttgtctaatgttggtggggcatattaTTCGGTTTTAATCGTACTTCTGAATCAATACAGGTATAATAGTTTTTCATGAGTGTATTTTTAACAGAGCTGAGAGTTACTTTGAAGTGCAAAGTAAGGGATACAAGCAAAATCAGTCATTGACATAGACAAGGTGGCATAGCAGGAATGTTGTAATGCCATGAATGAAgaggttcaaatcccaggtgaggacatgttTAAATAATAATTACCGTATAAATGAACATGGACAATATGATCATGAACAGTAGGccaaatatatacatttaaaccATTATATGGTAAAAGCActttgtgtgtggggtgtgtccTTCACATTGCCAAAGGACAAAGAGCTGTGAATGgatcatgtttttttctttgcaactctacctagaaggccagcatcccagagtcgcctcttcactgtttacattgagactagtgttttgcgggtactatttttATTTATgaatttttttacccccttttttctccccaatttcatggtatccaattgttagtagttactgtcttgtctcatcgctacaactctcgtacgggctcgggagagacgaaggtcgagagccatgcatcctccgaaacacaatccaaccaagccgcactgcttcttaacacagcacgcatccaacccgggagacagccgcaccaatgtgtcggaggaaacaccgtacacccaggagtcgctagagcgcgatgagacaaggacatccctaccggccaaaccctcgctAACCCGgatgactctgggccaattgtgcgtcgccccatggacctcccggtcgcggccagctgctctgctctctggtggcacagccttAAACCACaattgtacaaacaatagtacgcaagtataaacaccatggaaccataCAGCCGTcttactgctcaggaaggagacgcattctgtctcctagagatgaacgtacttttgtgcgaaaagtgaaaatcaatcccagaacaacagcaaatgaccttgtgaagatgcttgaggaaacaggtacaaaagtatctgtctTGTTTTTCAAGctttgtacaaaataataaaatgcagTACTACAGGATATTTCTTAACATAGGtatttattagctagctacaacTGGCATGTTCACGTATCTCCAACCATGATCAACTGACCATGACCTAACCCGCTCGgtggtcttaaccaatcatagcACAGTATGATACGGAGGTAAAATGCATCCAATTACAATTCAGTATGTTTACACATATGAATATTACATCCCCCTTCTTTTAAAACAAAATACATATGTTTTACATATTCTAAGTGTTTCTTTTGAGTACTTGCTCTGTAGTTTGAACTCAAGGTAAGTAACCATTTATATTGCATTCAACTGAATCAACAGACTCTGAAACAATGATCCAACATACTGTTACTTTTCGAACAAGGGATTCTCAGCAACTCAGCTTTCACTGTAGAAATGACATCTTAACATTTCAAACAAATACAATACCAAAGCATTTCAAGTGAACTTTCAATAACAAGTTTACAGTCTGGAACTCTTTTAGGGCAGCAATTCGCCTACATCCTTTGACATTTCAGAGGTCTAGGACAGCTCTGGGCTTGACCTCTCTTCCTGACCTTGTGCGATATGATGCTGAGCATGCTTCTGTGTCAGTCAACAGTTCTTGTGGTGTTGCAGGTAAGTATGTTGTGCTGTGTATGTGTTTAGTCCATCACGTTCTCTTTCAGGGGGAACAGTTAATCTCATCAGTGTGTTGTTCTTTTGTGTTCAGTAGGTGACGACGATTGCGGCGGTACACCACTCCTTCTGCGGTGCGGATGTGATATGAACGTTCAGTGTCAGCTGGCTGGATGACGACTGCTGGCTTCCATAGGCCATGCTCCTGGATTCTGACTCTCCGTCACTCAGTGGTGGCAGTGGTCTAGCAGACCTGTCGTAGTAtcgcttttgttgttgttgtctctgtgcaCGTTTTTCATGCATTTCCTTGTAGCTGACGACCTCCGGTTACAACTGCTGGTTGGTGCTGGGAAGGATTGAGCGAAGTCTGCGGCTCATCAACAGCTGGGCTGGGGATTTGAAGTTGTCAACTGGAGTATTGTGGTATTCAAGGAGACTGAGATAGGGGTCTCTCTtgtctgcttttgctttgtccatGAGTGATTTAGCAATCTGCACAGATTTTTCAGCAAGGCCATTACTTTGAGCATAATGTGGGCTTGTGGTGACGTGTGAACTCCCACGCTTTTATGAAGGATTCAAACTCATTTAATTTGTAACAGGGCCCATTGTCAGATattaaagtttctacaatgccaTGCCTGGCAAAGGCTGCTTTCAGCTTGTTTATCACAGCTGCAGATGTGGTGCTgtgtgtaaatcaaatcaaatcaaatcaaattttatttgtcacatacacatggttagcagatgttaatgcgagtgtagcgaaatgcttgtgcttctagttccgacaatgcagtgataaccaacaagtaatctaactaacaattccaaaactactgtcttatacacagtgtaaggggataaggaatatgtacataaggatatatgaatgagtgatggtacagagcagcatacagtagatggtatcgagtacagtatatacatatgagatgagtatgtagacaaagtaaacaaagtggcataggtaaagtggctagtgatacatgtattacataaggatgcagtcgatgatgtagagtacagtatatacgtatgcatatgagatgaataatgtagggtaagtaacattatataaggtagcattgtttaaagtggctagtgatatatttacatcatttcccatcaattcccattattaaagtggctggagttgggtcagtgtcaatgacagtgtgttggcagcggccactcaatgttagtggtggctgtttaacagtctgatggccttgagaaagaagctgtttttcagtctctcggtcccagctttgatgcacctgtactgacctcgccttctggatgatagcggggtgaacaggcagtggttcgggtggttgatgtccttgatgatctttatggccttcctgtaacatcgggtggtgtaggtgtcctggagggcaggtagtttgcccccggtgatgcgttgtgcagacctcactaccctctggagagccttacggttgagggcggagcagttgccgtaccaggcggtgatacagcccgccaggatgctctcgattgtgcatctgtagaagtttgtgagtgcttttggtgcttcagcctcctgaggttgaagaggcgctgctgcgccttcttcacgacgctgtcagtgtgagtggaccaattcagtttgtctgtgatgtgtatgccgaggaacttaaaacttgctaccctctccactactgttccatcgatgtggataggggggtgttccctttgctgtttcctgaagtccacaatcatctccttagttttgttgacgttgagtgtgaggttattttcctgacaccacactccgagggccctcacctcatccctgtaggccgtctcgtcgttgttggtaatcaagcctaccactgttgtgtcgtccgcaaacttgatgattgagttggaggcgtgcgtgatATTTGAACTTGCAAGCTTGACTACCGAGTAGTTGTCACAATACACTCAGTCTATAACACTACCACAAAATTACAGTTACAAACTCAGGGAGATAGGGATGGCGTTGATGAAAAAATAATAGAACCAGGACTGCAGAATTAAGCCACTAATTGTTTTAAGTTTCATAATATTGTTATACAGTAGAGTGGTGGTATCCCAACATTTTAACTTGGGCCCCCTTCATCATTGGGGAACATGActtatgtgtgttcatgtgttatctggtgactcaaacattacaacaaaatcAATGGGCTAC containing:
- the LOC115137623 gene encoding olfactory receptor 1D2-like; the encoded protein is MENSTQVKLFYLFGLKETFNNKSVYFTLSLITYLLIITVNLTLIITIIQEKGLHEPMYIFLCSLCVNGLYGTAGFYPKLLLDLQSDVQVISYGGCFTQAYVIYTSVLCEISTLTVMSYDRYVAICRPLLYHTIVTSLTVRKLLLFSWCYPLFAGLISLISAVRIPLCGSRIDKIFCDIPSMLKHACLPITINPILNKCIIVVHFLQILFIVFSYCKIVRTCVKSAKGRIKFTQTCVPHLITMVIFITVTLFDTLQGWNSNVNITLNMRNAMAVQFLVIPPVFNPVIYGLNLQQIRRAVFRKCNAHKTIDVRH